The following coding sequences are from one Saccopteryx bilineata isolate mSacBil1 chromosome 3, mSacBil1_pri_phased_curated, whole genome shotgun sequence window:
- the ANKRD53 gene encoding LOW QUALITY PROTEIN: ankyrin repeat domain-containing protein 53 (The sequence of the model RefSeq protein was modified relative to this genomic sequence to represent the inferred CDS: deleted 1 base in 1 codon; substituted 1 base at 1 genomic stop codon), protein MDHDFSLSGXQDPGGTAMPLSGRHWERRSAQPLPTTRAYMQPSEKASSKFSWTNSESKQPSPVDEWHQRAIGRYSELFAAALGNLEWLRFCLNSDRREIPTDNKGFTAIHFAARSGKLECLQVLVEEYKFPVDLPTNNGQTPLHLVIHRENKTMVLPCIHYLLKRGAALNTQTSSGSTPLHLAAREGMLRCVEVLVKEGANVHARDAMGCKPIDYCKIWNHRVCARFLKDAMWKQDKKNFACEMGKLKRLKGHLALMEQDYLTEYQKERQILREADFKKWLRSKLLPPGQSLIHNTEREPRAAPGAILLSKSPKPPKSFHSSPEVQTQRPKWQPLVTPKPIYKQPKVRQPKMWNPSNNPVRPPTPQIAYPQGTHLGVHADPSPEHDFHRYIEVRSDGHGGALLSTVAGNQVAPVPQLPLEVIVHELYPQIRPCRMKVPQSFRSVSMKDVSRKRYLGDDTFWTDTLAMNLRETFDEVFLTAVRAHQGLPILPSSQSPP, encoded by the exons ATGGACCATGATTTCT CCTTGTCTGGCTAGCAGGACCCCGGGGGCACCGCGATGCCTCTCAGTGGGAGA CACTGGGAGAGAAGGAGCGCGCAGCCCCTGCCGACTACACGTGCCTACATGCAGCCTTCGGAGAAAGCCTCCTCGAAGTTCAGCTGGACTAACTCTGAGTCCAAACAGCCCAG CCCAGTCGATGAGTGGCACCAGAGGGCGATTGGAAGATACTCCGAGTTGTTCGCGGCCGCCTTGGGCAACCTGGAATGGTTGCGGTTTTGTCTGAATTCGGACCGTAGGGAAATACCCACAGATAACAAG GGTTTCACTGCCATCCACTTTGCAGCCCGAAGCGGCAAGCTTGAATGCCTGCAGGTCTTGGTAGAGGAGTACAAATTTCCCGTGGACCTGCCCACTAACAATGGCCAGACACCACTGCACCTGGTCATCCACAGGGAAAACAAGACCATGGTCCTCCCCTGCATTCACTACTTGCTTAAGCGCGGGGCAGCCCTTAATAC TCAGACAAGCAGCGGCTCCACACCCCTTCACCTGGCAGCCCGGGAGGGCATGCTGaggtgtgtggaggtcctggtgAAGGAGGGCGCCAATGTCCATGCCCGAGATGCCATGGGCTGCAAGCCCATTGACTACTGTAAAATATGGAACCATCGCGTTTGTGCTCG GTTCTTGAAGGATGCCATGTGGAAACAGGACAAAAAGAACTTTGCCTgtgagatggggaaactgaagagGCTCAAAGGCCACCTGGCCCTCATGGAGCAGGACTACCTGACTGAGTATCAA AAGGAACGCCAAATTTTGAGAGAAGCTGATTTCAAGAAGTGGCTCCGCAGCAAGCTCCTGCCCCCAGGCCAATCTCTGATCCACAACACTGAGCGAGAGCCCCGAGCTGCACCCGGGGCCATCCTCCTCTCCAAGAGCCCCAAGCCTCCCAAGAGCTTCCACTCCTCCCCAGAGGTGCAGACACAACGGCCCAAGTGGCAGCCCTTGGTGACACCCAAACCCATCTACAAGCAGCCCAAAGTCAGGCAGCCTAAGATGTGGAATCCTAGCAACAACCCTGtcagaccccccaccccccagatcgCCTATCCGCAGGGCACCCACCTGGGCGTGCACGCAGACCCCAGCCCGGAGCACGACTTCCACAGATATATCGAGGTCAGATCTGATGGGCACGGCGGTGCGCTGCTGAGCACAGTGGCTGGCAACCAGGTGGCACCTGTGCCTCAGCTGCCTTTGGAGGTGATAGTCCACGAGCTGTACCCTCAGATCCGGCCCTGCAGAATGAAGGTGCCTCAGAGCTTCCGCTCTGTGAGCATGAAAGACGTGAGCCGGAAGCGGTACTTGGGCGATGACACCTTCTGGACGGACACTCTGGCCATGAACTTGCGGGAGACATTTGACGAAGTCTTCCTGACGGCAGTGCGAGCCCATCAAGGGCTCCCCATTCTGCCCTCCTCTCAATCCCCCccataa